CTCTTAGCTCTTACCACTCCCACAGGAAGTAATTCTACGTGTATCCCCATAAACCTCTACGAGCACTGCTTCGATCCACTATGGCTGCAGCAGTCGTTGCTGCAACGTTGTTAGTCGCGAGTTGCTCCACATCAACTGTTGAATCGCCATCTCCAATCTCATCTTCAACCTCCCCTGCCAGCATTGATAACCAAAAGTGTGAGAAATTAGTCGGTTTCACAATTGCCCCCGAAGCAATTGGATCCGCCGATATGCCCTCTGGCAAGGCAATTATCACTGAAGCCATAAGCATGTCCGCAGCTTCTGCAGGTACCACATCAGACGGGTCAGCTGTGGATAACCCCGGAAATTCCACCTCTATTAAAACTCCGGCTGTCCCTGACCATTGCCAAGTCACAGGAAGCATTGATCCTTTAACTAACGAGGCTCAACCGATAGGTTTTCGTCTCAGTCTTCCACTCGAATGGAATGGTAACGCTATTCAATTGGGTGGCGGTGGATTCAACGGCACGTTCCGTGACACTGCAGGGTATATCTCCGGACAGCATTCCACGGGTAGCACCCTCACCCCTTTAATGCGCGGATACGCAACCATCAATACGGACTCAGGACACGCCATTGCCAACAGCCCAAGCAGCACATCTTCATCACCAACATCCCAGGCAGATGCGACCTTCGATTTTGCTCTTAATGACGAAATGTTCCAGAACTTCGCTACAGATGCATATAAAAAAGCAAAAGATGCGAGTGCAGCGGTAATTGAAGAGTTCTACTCACATCCAGCGGAAAAGTGGATGTGGTTCGGCAGCTCCGAGGGTGGACGTGAAGGAATGCTGATGGCGCAACAGTTCCCGGATGATTTCGACGGAATATTTGCCCAAAACCCAGTAATTGGCTGGTCAGGACTTTTCACAAACTTTATTAACACCGTCCAAGCTGTAGAGAAAAATGATAAAGCAGGTGCATTCGATAAAGGGGATATTCTTCTTGTTGCCCAAAAAACCACTGAAACATGTGATGAGCTTGATGGAATCGAAGACGGAGTAGTAAGCAACTATCTCGCCTGTAACGATGCAATGACACCAGTGCTCGATGAACTTCGCTGCACTGATGATTCTCAACAAAATTGTTTGTCTGACGATCAAATGAATGTCTTGAGTGTTGTGTTTACCGAAACTGAATTGACCCCAGACCTACCAAGTGGAATGCAGAGCTATCCGGCATTCTTATTTGGAGGTGAAATGTGGTCACTTGCAGATAAGATTGGCGACGACCCAAGTCTTTCTTATGGAGATAAAGACTACGCCAACTATCTTAAATATGGTGTCGGAGCAGGAAAATTTGTTTTCTCTGATGATTCCAACGTCGATGTTGTCAATGATTTAGACCTTAATAAAATACCTAACGAAGTGGCCAGAGTATCTTCACAGATGGATACTCTCAATCCAGATCTGAGCGAATTTGAGGCCAATGGAGGCAAGCTAATTCTTCACGAATGCACAAGCGACTTCGCCCAGAGCCCAGCAATGGGGATGAACTACTATGAAAGTGTTCAAGACACTGTTGGATCTGACAACATTGATAACTTCTTCCGCTTCTTCGTTTCTCCAGGATTGGACCACGGCTGCGGAGGAACTATAGATCCTGACTCTATTGACGAAAATGGGACAACAACCTTGGGCGCTCAAACCAGCGATGGGACGAAAAACGGAGTTCCACGAAATGCAGACTGGGTCACCATACTTGAGGATTGGGTATTGAATGGAGAGGAACCCGGAACTGAGATAGTAGTCACCGCAAATTCTCCGGCAGATCCATTCGAGGTTCTCGCAAGTCGCCCAATCTGTGCATACCCCGCCTACCCTCATTACGAGCAAGGTGACGCTAGTAAGGCGGAATCTTATTTCTGCCGAGTGGGTAAGAATTCAATCCGTGGTTAGTACTGTTTATCGCCAAGCATAATAGAAAAATTTGACCAGAAGTCAAAACAACAGTTTGACCGAACATTCAGGAATCCCAAGCGTAGTAGCTATTGTGCCGATCCAAGTTCTCAAGAACTTGGATCGGCGCTCCAACTTGGAATCTCATTTTGTGCAGTACCTTAACACTGTGTCATGTCGCACGTTTGTACTCAATCAAGAATGAAAGAAAGATTCACACTTGCTATATCTATAATGACCCACGTGCGCCTCGGAGATTACAAAGCCCAACACCATTAAAGTGCACTGGTAATTTACTCCAAGTAGAGCAAGCTAAGTAAAGGCACCATCAATAAGTCAAGAATTTTTCAATCCAGAACACCTTAATCGATCATCGCCACTATCGAACCGACAGCTCTCCGCGAGATTAACCGTGCATATCCTTCCTCGAAGTTAGCCAACGTAACCGTCGAATCAATTCGTGGCTTTAAAAGCCCACGTTCTGCTAAATCAGCAATGGCAGCAAGCCCCTCACTTACCCAGGATTCAGACTCATCATTTACTGAATAGCCTAAGATCCGCTTGTCGCCGGCGATAAGGTCAAGAAGATCAACCTGAGGAGTATTACCTGCAGTAAATCCAATGGACACCAGCGTTCCTTGACGGCTAAGGCTTCGCTGAAGTTCAGGAAATAATGGTCCACCAACCGGGTCTAGCACAAGTGTGACACCCAAACTGTCCGTAAGTTCACTGACTTTTTCCACAACGTTGTCCGTTGATAAATCAATGGTGATAATCCCGCTGTCGCGTAAGTACTCGGCTTTCTTTTCAGTTGACACAACTGCAATGGGCTTTGCTCCAAGTGCGCTTACAGTTTGCACAAGCGCATTACCTACGCCTCCTGTTGCGCCAGTAATAAGCACATTTTGTCCTGCGCTTACACCTCCAGCCCGCTGAATAGCGCCATATGCAGTCAGGAAGTTTATCCCGAACGCTCCCGCCTCTGACCATTTGAGATTGGCGGAAATTGGGGTGACAAGACCGTCTGGAATCAGGGCGTATTCAGCAAACATTCCATCTTCGGTAATCCCAAACGTATTGCCACCAATTGCGCTTACCCGTGTTCCAGCGGGATACCGCTCACTTGTCACGATAGTGCCGGCACCATCGTTACCTTGGATTAATGGCACTGGAGTATGCCCAAATCCACCTTTGCGGATCGTGTTGGATAGTTGATTAATGCTTGCGGCTTTTACACGAATTAGTGAATATCCTGGACGCCACTTTGGTACAGGAACGTCGGCAATGTCCATTATTGGTTCACTACCTACTTCACGGGTGACAAGTGCGCGCATCAGTTCTGGAACGTTTTCTTGTACTTGGGTCACTGGTCGCGGTATCGCTTTGCTTCAGCTAGTCGAGCTGAAAGGAGATCTCGGTTGACTGGCTTTCCCTCGCCTGGATCAAA
Above is a genomic segment from Corynebacterium suranareeae containing:
- a CDS encoding tannase/feruloyl esterase family alpha/beta hydrolase gives rise to the protein MAAAVVAATLLVASCSTSTVESPSPISSSTSPASIDNQKCEKLVGFTIAPEAIGSADMPSGKAIITEAISMSAASAGTTSDGSAVDNPGNSTSIKTPAVPDHCQVTGSIDPLTNEAQPIGFRLSLPLEWNGNAIQLGGGGFNGTFRDTAGYISGQHSTGSTLTPLMRGYATINTDSGHAIANSPSSTSSSPTSQADATFDFALNDEMFQNFATDAYKKAKDASAAVIEEFYSHPAEKWMWFGSSEGGREGMLMAQQFPDDFDGIFAQNPVIGWSGLFTNFINTVQAVEKNDKAGAFDKGDILLVAQKTTETCDELDGIEDGVVSNYLACNDAMTPVLDELRCTDDSQQNCLSDDQMNVLSVVFTETELTPDLPSGMQSYPAFLFGGEMWSLADKIGDDPSLSYGDKDYANYLKYGVGAGKFVFSDDSNVDVVNDLDLNKIPNEVARVSSQMDTLNPDLSEFEANGGKLILHECTSDFAQSPAMGMNYYESVQDTVGSDNIDNFFRFFVSPGLDHGCGGTIDPDSIDENGTTTLGAQTSDGTKNGVPRNADWVTILEDWVLNGEEPGTEIVVTANSPADPFEVLASRPICAYPAYPHYEQGDASKAESYFCRVGKNSIRG
- a CDS encoding quinone oxidoreductase family protein, with product MTQVQENVPELMRALVTREVGSEPIMDIADVPVPKWRPGYSLIRVKAASINQLSNTIRKGGFGHTPVPLIQGNDGAGTIVTSERYPAGTRVSAIGGNTFGITEDGMFAEYALIPDGLVTPISANLKWSEAGAFGINFLTAYGAIQRAGGVSAGQNVLITGATGGVGNALVQTVSALGAKPIAVVSTEKKAEYLRDSGIITIDLSTDNVVEKVSELTDSLGVTLVLDPVGGPLFPELQRSLSRQGTLVSIGFTAGNTPQVDLLDLIAGDKRILGYSVNDESESWVSEGLAAIADLAERGLLKPRIDSTVTLANFEEGYARLISRRAVGSIVAMID